The Lolium rigidum isolate FL_2022 chromosome 1, APGP_CSIRO_Lrig_0.1, whole genome shotgun sequence region TGACAGTTACTTATACAAATTCAAGCTTTAGAGAAGTTTGGCACTAGAGCAGTATGTCCCTTAGGACATGTCCAAAGCAACATACCCGTACTTAGAAGGAACTGAAACAAAACATTCATGAATCATGACGGATCCATCTCTCAACTTGTATATGGAGTGAACCCAAACATGTTCACTTGCAGCACTGTATCTGCTTACAAAAAAACTAATGGCCTGCTGGTTTGCAAATTGTTTCTTTTGCTTTGGAGTCACTGTAGCATGTATCTATCAGTATCCTGTTTACATACGGCAGCGGCTTGGCTTCCTGCACAGGGACGGTGGAGTTTTCCACGGGACTCTTGCGCGTGTGCTGTCCTTATTCCAGCAGCAGCTTATATAGATGAATGGCGTTGTGAATCAGCTTCCTCTTCCTGCACCGTCCGTCACGAGTACGACAACAAGTCAGTGACTTCAAGTCAGCCGGCGGATAAGACGATCAAGGAAAAAAGAGTGTGGAATACCTCGTTGATTGCCAACATCACAGGGTGACCGATCTTGAGGATACGGTTCCGAGAAAGCCACGGCAGCCGCATGGGGTCTACCAGCACCCACGTCATTGCCGGATTTTGCCGAATGCGAGCTTCATCTCTAACACTAGCCTCTCGCCTCTGCCTCCAGCCTTCCACAGCACGATTACTCAATCATGGCCCGCCCTGACCACCCAGACCGCGAGGAGAACGGCGGTGGCAGCTCTGCAGCATACAGCGTGGCCGgcatccccgtcgtcgacctcaacATCCTCGCCAACGGCGACGCTGATCAACGGAAAGAGGAGATCCAGCACCTCGGCCGGGCGTGCGCAGACTGGGGCTTCTTCATGGTACGTGCGGCTCAAATTTGTAGAATTTTAAGCATCATACAGGTGTTGTCTGAATCTTCCACGACAGGTCATCAACCATGGTGTCCCTGAGTCTCTCCAAGGAGCAACCATGGATGCGTGCAAGGAGCTATTCAGTTTACCGACGGAGGAAAAGGCTGAATACATGGAGGCAGGCCCGATGGATCCCATTCGCGTCGGAACAGGTTTCAATTCTGCCGTCGACGGCGTCAGGTACTGGCGAAACTACCTCAAGATGTTCGCTCACCCCGAGTTGCACTGCCCAGCAAAGCCCGCGTATCTAAGAGAAATTGCTGCCGAGTATGCGGCTCGCACGAGAGGCCTGACCCTGGAGCTCACAACAGCGGTCTCCGAGAGCCTGGGGCTCGACGGCAGCCGCATCGCCGAAGCGCTGAACCTCGACAAGTGCCTCCAGATCCTCATCGGGAACCACTACCCGCCAGCTGGCCCGGACATTGGGGCAATCGGGCTGCCGACTCATTCCGACCACGGTCTCTTCACGCTGCTCTTCCAGAACGGCGTCAACGGCCTCCAGGTCAAGCACGGCGGCGAGTGGCTCCTCGCCAAGCCCATCCCCGGCTCCTTCTTCGTCATCGTCGGCGATCAGCTGGAGGTGACCTTCGCGACTACCTTCTTCGAAATGTGACATCTAACTCCGCACAATTCTGACCCTGGTTCATGTATGTGGTCCTCTTAAACTTGCTTGCAGATTGTGAGCAATGGAAGGTACAGGGCCGTGCTACACCGCGCGTTGGTCGATGGCAAGCAGGCGAGGATGTCCTTCCTGAGCCTGATCGGGCCATGCCTGGAAACCGTCGTCGAGCCGATCCCAGAACTGGCACAGGAGGCATCGCGGGGCGCCAAGTTCGGAGGTATCAAGTACAGGGAGTACATGGAGCACCAGCAGAGCAACAAACTCAGGGAGAATGCGGCGCTGGACATCGTTCGGGTGCAGCGTGGGATACTGGCACGCCAGGTTTCGATGAACAATTCTCCGATTAACGTATGAGTCTGCTTATTGAGGTCGAAATCTTGAAGGTAGATATGTTAGAATGCTTCATCTCCACTAAGATGGTTAGACATAAAGAACTTATAATGCTTCATCTCCACTAAGATGGTTAGACATAAAGAACTTATAATGCTTGATCTACACTAGATTGTTAGACATAAAGAACAAAGGGAAATTGATAGAAAGACGGTAAGAATGGAATCATCCAATCCTAGAGATAGAATTTCTTTGAACAATGAATCGACTATACAAAAATAACTGAGATATGATCAGACCAATGTGTTGTAATAGACAGGCGACATATGCGGTGGTTATATGTAGTTCCTTCTATCATTGCTTAATATGGATGGATGTCTAAGGAATCACAATATAACATAAATATCTTTAAAGTGATTCATAACACATAACCCACCACAAGTCACACTAATGGATGAGAAATGGCGGAATTATATAATTTCATATAGATTTGTAAATATACAGTGTGATCACAAATGTTCATCTATAGAATGTTGTACTATTTGGTAATCATGAGTTAATGAGGGAAATAAAAATTATCTATGCAACATTCCTGAATGGGAATTGTAGCACAAGAACTTATAACTTACAATACCTGCTAGCTAATCCGTTGTACTACACCTATACTTATCAGTTCGGCGATGTTAGCATTCCGTATGTACGAGAACCATGGGTGCAAGTAAAGGTTTGGGATTGGAATGGTTATGGCAGACATGTCTGAGAAACTAACTGCACAGTAAATCTGATGCACACCTGAAATCCAGCGATCGCAGCCCGACAACATGTCTCATTTCTATGCTATATGGCAAAATTCGAATATATTTTAATTTATCTAGTCAGGAAGGAAAATAGTGACAGAAGGATGCATAGTTAAATCTGAAGGAAATGCTTAAGACAAAAATATACATTTTATTTTGGCATAATCAGCTCCAAAGAACTCACCAATACAGGGAGCCGTTGGCGTGAATTGTACATTTGCGATGTCAAGGTGCTGGAGATGGAGAAAAGAACCTCCTATTCATGTCAGTATCTGGGAAGTCCAAGAAGTTGGTGCTATCTTCTCATGACCAATTCCACTAAAATAATGATACATCTCCTCAATCCGTTCTCATCCCGCCCTTCTCCTTCCTCGACCACCACAGATCTGGTTATCCATGTTAATTTCCAAAAGCATTGAATCAGCTACAGCACAAAACTAGTGTACATAAGAAAGCTACTTTTGTCATAGAGAAACCATGTGTTGATTGATAAAAAAAAAGGTAGTAACTTCTATTGCATTGCTTCTGACACAACAAATATAAGGCACTATCACATACAAGCCTACCAAGCAAACCACTACCTACACCAGAAAGTATTAACTACAAAGTGATAGCATCTCATATAGATCAGACCAATAAAATGCAGCAGTTCTTTTAGCAAGTATTTGGGACCGATCGAACAAAACACTAACAATATCTCAATAATCCTCATCTCGTGTACCCTCCTGCTCGAGCATTTCGTTGTTATCATTAATCTAACACACCTTCATTAAGTAAAACACTTCATGACAGAAAATTAAAATAAGTATATAGGTCAATAAC contains the following coding sequences:
- the LOC124667385 gene encoding 2-oxoglutarate-dependent dioxygenase 19-like, coding for MARPDHPDREENGGGSSAAYSVAGIPVVDLNILANGDADQRKEEIQHLGRACADWGFFMVINHGVPESLQGATMDACKELFSLPTEEKAEYMEAGPMDPIRVGTGFNSAVDGVRYWRNYLKMFAHPELHCPAKPAYLREIAAEYAARTRGLTLELTTAVSESLGLDGSRIAEALNLDKCLQILIGNHYPPAGPDIGAIGLPTHSDHGLFTLLFQNGVNGLQVKHGGEWLLAKPIPGSFFVIVGDQLEIVSNGRYRAVLHRALVDGKQARMSFLSLIGPCLETVVEPIPELAQEASRGAKFGGIKYREYMEHQQSNKLRENAALDIVRVQRGILARQVSMNNSPINV